From a region of the Oncorhynchus tshawytscha isolate Ot180627B linkage group LG14, Otsh_v2.0, whole genome shotgun sequence genome:
- the LOC112266575 gene encoding gap junction alpha-8 protein-like gives MGDWSFLGNILEEVNEHSTVIGRVWLTVLFIFRILILGTAAEFVWGDEQSDYVCNTQQPGCENVCYDEAFPISHIRLWVLQIIFVSTPSLVYVGHAVHYVHMEEKRKEREEAELNRQQELSEERLPLAPDQGSVRTTKETSTKGSKKFRLEGTLLRTYICHIIFKTLFEVGFVVGQYFLYGFRILPLYQCSRWPCPNTVDCFVSRPTEKTVFIIFMLAVACVSLFLNFVEISHLGLKKIRFVFRKPPPQTQGGQGGEGQSPTGEKSLHSMAVSSIQKAKGYRLLEEDKPASHFFPLTEVGMEAGRLPAIYQAGSENVSKVYDDSLPSYVQTTGAEVRVLPESGEDEGSADPDVEATDTIADTRPLSSLSKASSRARSDDLTV, from the coding sequence ATGGGTGACTGGAGCTTCTTGGGAAACATATTAGAGGAAGTAAATGAACACTCGACAGTGATTGGGAGGGTGTGGCTCACAGTGCTCTTCATCTTCCGGATCCTCATCCTGGGCACAGCCGCTGAGTTTGTGTGGGGCGACGAGCAGTCGGATTACGTGTGCAACACCCAGCAGCCTGGTTGCGAGAACGTGTGCTACGACGAGGCTTTCCCCATCTCGCACATCCGTCTGTGGGTTCTCCAGATCATCTTTGTGTCGACGCCCTCGCTGGTGTACGTTGGCCATGCTGTGCACTATGTCCACATGGAGGAAAAGCGCAAGGAGCGCGAGGAGGCCGAGCTGAACCGCCAGCAGGAGCTGAGTGAGGAGAGGCTGCCACTAGCGCCTGACCAGGGTAGTGTGCGCACCACCAAGGAGACCAGCACCAAGGGTAGCAAGAAGTTCAGGCTGGAGGGCACCCTGCTGAGGACCTACATCTGCCACATCATCTTCAAGACGCTGTTCGAGGTGGGATTTGTGGTGGGCCAGTACTTCCTTTACGGCTTCCGCATCCTGCCGTTGTACCAGTGCAGCCGATGGCCCTGCCCCAACACCGTGGACTGCTTCGTGTCGCGCCCCACTGAGAAGACTGTCTTCATCATCTTCATGTTGGCCGTGGCATGCGTCTCGCTCTTCCTCAACTTCGTGGAGATCAGCCACCTGGGCCTGAAGAAGATCCGCTTCGTGTTCCGCAAGCCGCCGCCCCAGACCCAGGGAGGTCAGGGCGGCGAAGGCCAGAGCCCAACCGGGGAAAAGAGCTTGCACTCCATGGCCGTGTCGTCCATCCAGAAGGCCAAGGGCTACCGGCTGCTGGAAGAAGACAAGCCCGCATCGCACTTCTTCCCCTTGACAGAGGTGGgcatggaggcaggcaggctgccCGCAATTTACCAGGCGGGAAGTGAGAACGTCTCTAAAGTGTACGACGATTCTTTGCCTTCCTACGTCCAGACCACTGGGGCGGAGGTGAGGGTCCTACCGGAAAGCGGCGAGGACGAGGGCTCCGCGGACCCCGACGTGGAGGCTACCGACACGATAGCAGACACCAGACCACTCAGCAGTTTAAGCAAAGCCAGCAGCAGGGCAAGGTCAGACGATTTGACAGTATGA